The Streptomyces sp. NBC_00459 DNA segment CCCGCGCGAACCAGGCCCTGGCGACCCTGGAGCGCTACAAGCTCCGCCTCGACGAGGTCGCGGGCACACTGTCCGCGCTGGAGATCGAGGACCTGGTGACGGTCCGGGACGTCTCCGCGGTGGTGCAACGCCTGGAGATGGTCCGCCTCATCGCGACGGAAATCGCCGGGTACGTGCTCGAACTGGGCACCGACGGGCGGCTTCTGGCCCTCCAGCTGGAGGAGTTGATCGCGGGCGTGGAGCCGGAGCGCGAGCTGGTGGTCCGGGACTACGTCCCCGAGCCGACCGCCAAGCGCTCCCGCACGGTCGACGAGGCACTCGCCGAACTCGACGCGCTCAGCCACGCCGAACTGCTCGAACTCTCCACGGTGGCCAAGGCCCTGGGCTACACGGGCTCACCCGAGACGCTCGACTCGGCGGTCTCCCCCCGCGGCTTCCGCCTCCTGGCGAAGGTGCCGCGCCTGCCCGGCGCGATCATCGACCGCCTGGTGGAACACTTCGGGGGCCTGCAGAAGCTGCTGGCGGCGAGCGTCGACGACCTCCAGACGGTGGACGGGGTCGGCGAGGCGAGGGCGCGCAGCGTGCGGGAAGGACTGTCGCGGCTGGCGGAGTCGTCGATTCTG contains these protein-coding regions:
- the disA gene encoding DNA integrity scanning diadenylate cyclase DisA, which gives rise to MAANDRAAAPGKYGGSSGADGLMRASLSAVAPGTALRDGLERILRGNTGGLIVLGSDKTVEAMCTGGFVLDVEFSATRLRELCKLDGGIVVSSDLSKILRAGVQLVPDPNIPTEETGTRHRTADRVSKQVAYSVISVSQSMRLIALYVDGQRRVLEDSAAILSRANQALATLERYKLRLDEVAGTLSALEIEDLVTVRDVSAVVQRLEMVRLIATEIAGYVLELGTDGRLLALQLEELIAGVEPERELVVRDYVPEPTAKRSRTVDEALAELDALSHAELLELSTVAKALGYTGSPETLDSAVSPRGFRLLAKVPRLPGAIIDRLVEHFGGLQKLLAASVDDLQTVDGVGEARARSVREGLSRLAESSILERYV